Part of the Sodalinema gerasimenkoae IPPAS B-353 genome is shown below.
CAACTGTACGCACAGAAGAAAGCACATCTGGAAACAAACGAATTGATATTGTCATCGAAACGAACAATACGATAATTGGCATAGAAAATAAGATATACCACGAACTTAATAACGATCTTCAGGTCTATTGGCGGCACTTAAGCTTAAATGCACAGAGTCGAAATGTTATGGGAATTGTTTTATCCTTAAAGCCCATGCAATCTCCTGATACAACAGGTTTCCAAAACATCACCTATGAACAGTTATTTACGCAATTCGAGCCGTCCCTATCAACGCTAGATCAATCCAAGCGTTATCATTTATTTCTGCTTGAGTTTATTCAAAACATACGCAATCTAATAGGGGGCACAACAATGGATTTAGATAGGATTAACTTCTTCCGAAACCATCAACAAGAAATCAACAATTTACTATCAGAAATAGACAGGCTAAAGCAAGATATGCGCCAGCGATTAAACCAATTAGCAGAAACCCTAGAATTGGAGCGTCACGACTCACGAGTCACGCAAGGCTATTCGTCACCACCTACTGCCGCTGTGATGGAGTTCCTGTTTTACACCATCGATATTAACCCTCAGTGCGTTCTTCAAATCGATATATTTATCGACTTATCAGGCTGGCACATGCAGTTTTGGAATCGGCGGGGTGAGAGACAACGGGTGCAACACATGATGATAGAACAAGACATCCCTCACCGTGTTCAACAAAAGCCGGTTTGGAGGCTAGTCTATACCGGCCCTTGCCCGCCTTTCGAGGCGGATATTAGCGAGCTGCACCCATGGGTGACAGAGGTTACAAATCAATTGATATGATTTAGCGATGTTTAGATGGCAGTAGTTCGGCGAGCCTGAAATAAACTCTTAAGTTGTTCCGGCTGCTGACTCGCAATCACTTGGTCAAGATTAGTCACATGGCTTAGATAACGGGCAATTTCCGCAAGCTGAGCCAGGTGGTCTTGGCTAGATACCCTGCTGGGGCTAAGCAACAGGACCACCACATGAATAGACTGGGCGGACTGCTCGTGATGGACTCCCGTGGGATGGGTGGCCATAAACATTAGAGTACGATCTAGTTTCGGTACCCGAGCATGGGAAATAATCATCCCGGGCAGAATTTCGCTGGCATAGCCCACATCGTCATACACCAGGGCTTTCAGCACTGACCAATGTTTGGGGTTGTCCTTGGCGATCGCCGTGGACAGCAAGGCCTCCACCGTTTTTTCATAGGACGAAGTGGTCAGCCCGAGCTGTACCCGCTGAGGGTCAAACAAGGCTAAGGGTGACTGAGGCGGATGCACATCATACACCACAGCTTCTCGCTGAGACGGATACAGAACTAGAAAGCTAGCCCGGGAAGCCGCCAGTTCCCGGGGCAGTTGCTCTAATTGCCCTGTATGGGCGATCGTGCCGAGGCGGGCACTGACAAGTACCACTAAGTCCGTATCTTTTAGGCTGTCCCGCCAGGTGGCTGCTGGTGTAAACGTCGTTTCGATTTTGAGGGGAATTGTCTCTAGGCACTGGCGGATTTGCCGTTGGCTTTCCTCTGAGGTGACGACATTCAGAGTGACCCCAAGTTGGGTGGCAAAGTGCTTGAGACTGCGGGCTGCTTCATAGAAACCGGGCATATAGTCAATCAGGGGTGGCAAGATGACAGTAATCCGCCCATAGGTATTGAGGGGGCTGTCTAACTTGCAAACCCAGACTTGCTGGCTGGTTTGCTCTAGCATCTGATCAATGACCCCGCCAAAGATGCGCTGTTCGGGGGACTGTTTGCCATTCCAGCCAATCACAATATCGCTGGTGCGGCGTTCCAGGGCCGCTTCCACCATCCCGACGGCGGGGTTAGCCGCTATGCGCGTGACTGGATTCACCGTCAGATCCATCTCCGCCGCATGGACAACGGCGTGGGCCAGGAGCCGTTCGGCTTTCGCCACGTTGCTTTCTGCGTTTTCGCGATCGTCATCAGGTTGGGTGGTGACAACAGTCAGGGGAACGATCGCCTCATTGGACTTGTGATCCCGCAGCAGGGCGGCGACCTCAATCAGGGCATCAGAGGTGGCCGGGTTAGCCAAAGGCACCAAAATTCGCTGGGGGGTGTTGCGGGGCTGGAAATTATCGCTATGGTCTTGCTGGGCAACTTGACGACCATAGTATTCCACGATCGACGGTCCCAAGATGCAGGTGGCAAAAATCATCATCACCACCCCGTTGAGCACGTCATCTCCAATAATGCCTAGCTCATAGCCCACCAGGGTGGCCGCCAAGGTTGCCGCCGCTTCGCAGGTAGATAGGCCAAACATCACCATACCCTCGGCATGGGAATAGTTATAGATTTTGCGGGTTACCATCGAGGCGATCCACTTGGTTCCCACGTTGGTGGCCAACATCGCCCCCATCACGATCCAGGCAGTCATGCCGCTGGCCAGCACCGAGACATCGACGAGTAAGCCAATGAAAATCAGGAAAAAGGGAATGATGAACCCATCACCAAAGAACTGAATCCGACTCATCAGGCGACTACGTTCGGGAATCAGGCGATTCAGGGTAAGTCCCACTAAAAAGGCTCCTAAGATCTTCTCAATGCCAATAGCATCGGCTAGATAGGAGAAGACAAAGAGAGTGGTAATCACAAAGACAAAAGCCGGTTTATTGTTGCTGCCGATATTACGAAAGAACCAGCGAGCTAAGGGCGGCAGTAAATAGAGAATGGCGGTGACATAGAGGATTAGCGCTAAGCCTAGGGTGATCCAAAACTGGGCGTCTAGGTCTCCTTGGGAGGAGCGCGCAACCACCACCAACAGCAACAGCGCAACGGTATCTGTCAAGATAGTGCCGCCGACAGTGGTGGTTACTGCATTGTTTTTGATGATTCCCAACCGACTAATAATCGGGTAAGCAACCAGGGTATGGGATGCAAACATGCTGGCAATCAAGATGGATGCCAACCAGTCAAACCCCATTAATCGGAAGATAATCGTCCCCAAGGTTTGGGGAATGGTAAAGGTGATTAGACCAAAAACTAGGCTGCGATCGCGGTGACGCAGGAATTGCGTCATGTCAATTTCTAGCCCCGCCAGAAACATGATATAAAGTAAGCCCACATTACCCAATAGAGTTAAGGCTTGGCCTTGCTCTAGGACATTCAGAACGCTGGGGCCAAGGACAACTCCAGCCACAATGGGCCCAGTTACCCCCGGTAAGTTAATCCGTTCAAATAGCAGCGGGGCAATTAAAATTACCGCCATACAGATGCTAAAGATTAGCACCGGATCTTCGGCAGGCAAGGAAAGGTTAAACAAAGAGTCCATGCTATTAATCAAACTTCAATAAGTTGAGTCAGTTTAGTTAGGAATGCACAAGTAACGCCATGAAAACTTGAATGCGGCAATCCACATCAAGACGATTCTGGGTTAGCCAGTAGGAACTCGGCCACCGGCTAATTGTCTGGCGGCAACACTAAAACTCGACAGGGCACATAGCGAACTCGCCGCCCTTGATAGGCGGCAGCATGGACATTAGAACCAAATTTCATGGGTCTGCTCCAGGTCTAAATAGGTACAGTGAACAGGCTGTGATGTCCACAGCTTGGGACACTGAAGCAGTCAATCATTTGAAAAAATGCTGACGACTCAGTTTCCCCTCAATGCCGACGAGGTTAGCTGTCGGGCTAGGACTGAGAGTTGTCCTTCTCTGATTACCCTCAATTGGGTATAAGAACTCAGAGATTCGCCCCTTTAACTGGTTCCCCCGCTTCACAAGCGCTTTTCCAAGCTTGGAAATGAACTTATGAACTAGGCCAACTTATCGAACTAGAGACAATTTAGTCGAAAAAATTAGGGATGTCAACTCAAGCGGTCATTTGTTGTCAAAACTATCCTCAAGGGAGCAGGGGGCCCCTGAAATTGCTATCCCTGAAGAGGGGAAGGGGCGTTGTTCCTAGGAAGATTTGGATTCCATCGATCGCGCCAGTGATAAGGTCGTCGCAGTCCAGGGAACTGGGTTAATCACGTCCGTTTCTAGTTGACGCTCCCGTAAACAGTCTTGGAACTCTTCTGGGGTTCCCGAGGCCTTGAGAATGGACACCAATAGCCCCTCAAAATTCACATCACCTCCGGCGGCGGTTGGTAAAATGTATTGGGGCTTAATCCATTGCACCAATTCCAGGGCGCTCTCTTTCCCCTTGATAAACGGGCCCACTAGGGGGAGTTCAATATTTACTAAGGGGGCGATCGCCACGTCAATCGGAGGCAGTTCTTTCAATAAACGACTGTGATTCCCATGTGGCTCGTAATACAGGGAGATTCCTGCGTGTAAATCACTAATGACGTACGCATTTTCTACGGTCGTTGGACCAATGGGCGACCCGGGGAAGGCTTGGATTTGCAGGCGATCGCCCCAGGTGTAAATCTGCCGCTGGGATAGAGCGACCACATCCTCATACCCTAACCCCCGCGCCACCTTAGCTGCACCCGCCGATCCCACCACCGGTAAGCTTCGCGGCAGTTGTTCTAAGGTTGGCGGATGGGCATGATCCGGCAATCCCTGAGATAATAAAATCAAATCGATGTTGCCGGGAATCCGCCGCTCAATAGGACGGGTTCCTTTAAACAACCAGGGACTATTGCCAAAGACCAAGGGCCCCACCAGCCAAGGATCTAAGAGAATTCGACAACCATCAAAGTCCAGCAGCCAAGAGTTGCTATCAAGATAGGTCAGTTCCATAGAATTAGATTCATAATTCGTAACATACCCTCTCATTGTAAAGGATTTCTCTAGAAAGGTATAGATGCAGGGACAGCAGTTTCCGTAGTATCACGGAGTTAACAGCACGGCCACCATGATAGAATGGGAGCAGTATAAAATTTAAAGTTTAGATTGGTTTTGAGGTGTTAGCGTAATACCATTACATTATTGAGTCCAAGTTTAACCTAACCAAAATTCTTGGCGAGTGCATCGACAAACTTAGGGAAACGCTTGACTTCACCCGCAGGTCACTATGACGATTCAAGAATCCAGGGAACTAAAACACGAGAGCCTGGAACTGCTGCAACAGTTCCAAAAGACTCCATCTACCGAACTACGCAACCAACTGGTTCAACTGAACATCGGGTTGGTACGTAAAGAGGTTCACCATTGGCTCAAACAATGCAACGAGACCTACGACGACCTGCTCCAGGTTGGCTGTTTAGGTTTGATTCGGGCCATTGAGCGGTTTGAGATGAGTAAAGGTCATGCCTTTAGCTCCTTCGCCATTCCCTACATCCGAGGCGAAATCCAGCATTACTTACGCGATCGCAGTCCCTCGATGCGAGTGCCTCGCCAATGGCTGACGGTACATCGCCAAGCCAAAAAAGTCATCCGCCAGCTCAACAGTGAACTGAAGCGGACTCCCACGGACGAAGAAATTGCCGACGCTCTCGATATTCCTGTGAGCGAATGGCTTGAGATTCAACTAGCCCTGCAAAATCGCTCTCCCCTGAGCTTAGATGCCCCCGTCGCTGAAGCTGAGGATCAGGGAACCTCCCTCGGCTCCACCGTCACCGATCGCCAATATCGCAGTTTCCAACTGGCCGAAGAAGATCGGATTCTCCTACAACAAGGCCTGGCCAAACTAGAATCGGGAACCTGCAAAGTCCTGGAGTTTGTCTTCCTGCAAGACCTGACCCAGAAAGAAACCGCCGATCGCATGGGAATCAGTGCCGTCACCGTCTCCCGCCGAGTGAAAAAAGGACTCAGCACTCTGCAACGGATTATGCAGGAGAATGATCGCTAGTCCTAACTCCCGACCCAGACCCCCCTGGAGACTGGGTGACCCTGTCAGCACAAGTTCAAAATTCTTTACAATATTGGAGGGAGACGTGTCTCGCGCACATCTCTCTCCATTTTTGTTGAGTCCCCCGCTTCAGCCACAATGACCCTAACCCCAACCCAACCCTCCTCCCAAGCGGCCGAGCGTCTGCACCAGCAGCGGCAATTTTTCGCCAGCGGCCGATCCCAGGATGTCAACTTCCGCCTCGAACAACTCAAACGCCTAAAACAGGCCATCCAGGAGCATAGCGCGGCCATTGTCGAAGCCGTCTATGCCGACTTGGGTCGTCCAGAATTTGAGGCCTACTTTGAAATTGCCGCCATCGCCGAAGTTAACCATGCCATCAAACATCTCAAATCCTGGGTCAAACCCCAATCCATCCGCACCGGCTTAGATCAGTTTCCCTCCCGAGGGCGTATCTACCCCGAACCCCTGGGAGTGGTCCTGATTATCTCCCCCTGGAACTATCCCTTCCAACTCAGTATTAGTCCCTTAGTGGGGACGATCGCCGCCGGAAACTGCGCCATCGTCAAACCTTCAGAACTCTCCCCCCACACCTCCCGCGTCATCCGAGAGTTAATCGAAGCCACCTTTGACCCCGCCTATATTAGCTGCCTAGAAGGGGGCATCGAGATCAGCCAAGACCTCCTGGCCCAACGCTTCGACCATATTTTCTTCACCGGTAGCACTCGCATCGGCAAAATCGTCATGGAGGCTGCCGCTCAACATTTGACCCCCGTCACCCTGGAATTGGGGGGAAAAAGCCCCTGTATCGTCGATGCCGAGGTGAACCTCCCCGTCGCTGCCAAACGACTCACCTGGGGCAAATTCGTCAACGCCGGGCAAACCTGCATCGCCCCTGACTATATCCTGGTCGATCGCCGCTGCAAAGACGAACTCTTGACCCATATCAAAGGCTATATTCAAGAGTTCTTCGGCGAGAATCCAGCCGAGAGTCCCGACTTAGGACGTTTAGTGAGTGAACAGCACTTCGATCGCCTCGCCTCCTTCCTCAATAACGGAACCGTGGTGGCGGGGGGAACCTGCGATCGCCCCAGTCGCTACATGGCCCCCACCGTTCTGGATGGGATTACCTGGGATGATTCGATTATGCAAGAGGAGATTTTTGGGCCAATTCTGCCGGTGTTAACCTATGACCGTCTTGACGAGGCGATCGCCCAAATTAACGCCCGTCCCAAACCCCTGGCTCTCTATATCTTCTCTAACCGTAAAGCGGTGCAACAGCAAGTCCTACAACAAACCTCCTCTGGGGGAGCTTGCGTCAATGACACCATCATGCAGTTAGCCGTCCCCGAACTGCCCTTTGGAGGAGTCGGTGCTAGTGGTCTCGGCAAGTATCATGGAAAAGCTAGTTTTGATTGCTTCTCCCATTACAAAAGTGTGCTGCACAAAGGCCTCTGGCTGGACCTCAACTGGCGTTATGCCCCCTATGAGGGCAAACTTGGACTAATCAAACGAGTCATCGGTGTCTAACTGCCTGAATTATGGAGACTCCCCAACCCCCCAACCCCCAAGAACTGACCCAAAATGTCAGCCAATGGCTACAAGAGATTAGCCAACTCAAACAGCAGCTCGAAGAAGCCCAGACGGCGATCGCCCAGGCACAACAACAGGGCGAACATTGGCGATTGCTCTATAACCGAGAGGCCGAACAACATCGGCAGGATGTGCAACGGGGACAAGAGCGTATCGCCGAACTCGAAGCTCGCGTGCAAGAGCGGCGATCGCCCCCCATGGGGTCTGAAGACGAGCGCCGCCGTCAACGTCAGGAGTCTCTCGATGGCTTGGATATCAGCGAGTTACAACACCAAGTTTTAGACCTATCCCTAGAGCGCGATCGCCTTCTCGGTCAAGTTCAAACCTTGGAAGAGGCCCTTGAGGGCGAACAACACAACCATCAAAAAACCCGAACCGAACTCACCGGGGCCCTCGCTGACGCCATCTCCCTACTCTCCAAAGCCAAAGGAACTCCCCCATCGGCCTCATAACATCCCAAGCCGCCAGAACTCCCATTGGCGTGAAGGGAACATCTGAGGCTATCCCGCGCCCGCCCTATCATCCTTAAACCCAGCCACCATCATGGGTTTGAAAGCTCTACTGCCCATCATTGCCATTATCATCGGCGCCCTACTGCCTCAACTGGCTCACTTCAGCGACGCCATTCGTCCCCTGTTGATGGCATTATTATTCGCCACCTTCATTCACCTTAACCTGCATCACGTCTGGCAACACCTACGCCCCCAAGCCCTCTGGGTTGCCATCGCCAACATTACCATCGCCCTAGCTTGGTATGCCCTCTTGATGCCCGTCGACATCAGCCTAGCTCGTCTGTACTTCATCACCGCCATCGCCCCAACGGCTGCCGCCGCCCCAGCCGTCATCAGTTTTCTCGGTCGTAACATCGAATATGTCACCGTTTCCGTTATCCTAACCAATAGCCTGGTAGCCCTATCCATTCCTCTC
Proteins encoded:
- a CDS encoding PD-(D/E)XK nuclease family protein, which gives rise to MRTEESLKRIANLLNNAKQLPKQKVAQPTFFEITGYPHLENVSSNVLAFYLQPNNPHQLGGLLLQALCLAANHPIDELDAASATVRTEESTSGNKRIDIVIETNNTIIGIENKIYHELNNDLQVYWRHLSLNAQSRNVMGIVLSLKPMQSPDTTGFQNITYEQLFTQFEPSLSTLDQSKRYHLFLLEFIQNIRNLIGGTTMDLDRINFFRNHQQEINNLLSEIDRLKQDMRQRLNQLAETLELERHDSRVTQGYSSPPTAAVMEFLFYTIDINPQCVLQIDIFIDLSGWHMQFWNRRGERQRVQHMMIEQDIPHRVQQKPVWRLVYTGPCPPFEADISELHPWVTEVTNQLI
- a CDS encoding RNA polymerase sigma factor SigF, whose amino-acid sequence is MTIQESRELKHESLELLQQFQKTPSTELRNQLVQLNIGLVRKEVHHWLKQCNETYDDLLQVGCLGLIRAIERFEMSKGHAFSSFAIPYIRGEIQHYLRDRSPSMRVPRQWLTVHRQAKKVIRQLNSELKRTPTDEEIADALDIPVSEWLEIQLALQNRSPLSLDAPVAEAEDQGTSLGSTVTDRQYRSFQLAEEDRILLQQGLAKLESGTCKVLEFVFLQDLTQKETADRMGISAVTVSRRVKKGLSTLQRIMQENDR
- a CDS encoding aldehyde dehydrogenase — protein: MFVESPASATMTLTPTQPSSQAAERLHQQRQFFASGRSQDVNFRLEQLKRLKQAIQEHSAAIVEAVYADLGRPEFEAYFEIAAIAEVNHAIKHLKSWVKPQSIRTGLDQFPSRGRIYPEPLGVVLIISPWNYPFQLSISPLVGTIAAGNCAIVKPSELSPHTSRVIRELIEATFDPAYISCLEGGIEISQDLLAQRFDHIFFTGSTRIGKIVMEAAAQHLTPVTLELGGKSPCIVDAEVNLPVAAKRLTWGKFVNAGQTCIAPDYILVDRRCKDELLTHIKGYIQEFFGENPAESPDLGRLVSEQHFDRLASFLNNGTVVAGGTCDRPSRYMAPTVLDGITWDDSIMQEEIFGPILPVLTYDRLDEAIAQINARPKPLALYIFSNRKAVQQQVLQQTSSGGACVNDTIMQLAVPELPFGGVGASGLGKYHGKASFDCFSHYKSVLHKGLWLDLNWRYAPYEGKLGLIKRVIGV
- a CDS encoding cation:proton antiporter — its product is MDSLFNLSLPAEDPVLIFSICMAVILIAPLLFERINLPGVTGPIVAGVVLGPSVLNVLEQGQALTLLGNVGLLYIMFLAGLEIDMTQFLRHRDRSLVFGLITFTIPQTLGTIIFRLMGFDWLASILIASMFASHTLVAYPIISRLGIIKNNAVTTTVGGTILTDTVALLLLVVVARSSQGDLDAQFWITLGLALILYVTAILYLLPPLARWFFRNIGSNNKPAFVFVITTLFVFSYLADAIGIEKILGAFLVGLTLNRLIPERSRLMSRIQFFGDGFIIPFFLIFIGLLVDVSVLASGMTAWIVMGAMLATNVGTKWIASMVTRKIYNYSHAEGMVMFGLSTCEAAATLAATLVGYELGIIGDDVLNGVVMMIFATCILGPSIVEYYGRQVAQQDHSDNFQPRNTPQRILVPLANPATSDALIEVAALLRDHKSNEAIVPLTVVTTQPDDDRENAESNVAKAERLLAHAVVHAAEMDLTVNPVTRIAANPAVGMVEAALERRTSDIVIGWNGKQSPEQRIFGGVIDQMLEQTSQQVWVCKLDSPLNTYGRITVILPPLIDYMPGFYEAARSLKHFATQLGVTLNVVTSEESQRQIRQCLETIPLKIETTFTPAATWRDSLKDTDLVVLVSARLGTIAHTGQLEQLPRELAASRASFLVLYPSQREAVVYDVHPPQSPLALFDPQRVQLGLTTSSYEKTVEALLSTAIAKDNPKHWSVLKALVYDDVGYASEILPGMIISHARVPKLDRTLMFMATHPTGVHHEQSAQSIHVVVLLLSPSRVSSQDHLAQLAEIARYLSHVTNLDQVIASQQPEQLKSLFQARRTTAI
- a CDS encoding MBL fold metallo-hydrolase translates to MELTYLDSNSWLLDFDGCRILLDPWLVGPLVFGNSPWLFKGTRPIERRIPGNIDLILLSQGLPDHAHPPTLEQLPRSLPVVGSAGAAKVARGLGYEDVVALSQRQIYTWGDRLQIQAFPGSPIGPTTVENAYVISDLHAGISLYYEPHGNHSRLLKELPPIDVAIAPLVNIELPLVGPFIKGKESALELVQWIKPQYILPTAAGGDVNFEGLLVSILKASGTPEEFQDCLRERQLETDVINPVPWTATTLSLARSMESKSS